A genomic stretch from Desulfolutivibrio sulfodismutans DSM 3696 includes:
- a CDS encoding ATP-binding protein, producing MPHLFALPLRSKINLAILLTFTVVAVISSFFLSVYAANRRQVALDHIQVLLQSVVAQRYESLANEIFARQDRAVAATLGEMIKVRNVLGAAVYLPDGTVFGLAGHETAEPLSPQDRSGLASGPKFLDTAIGGKRVLCYAEAISMIGEDVGYVRIDYSPEHLDRQGRIMTMLFISALGVNLMVMLGLLHWLLRRAVIGPVNQLRGAMERVRGGHHGETVELDTGDEIGGMAGAFNAMSLTLQENAARIEAGSKQIEEANRTLEAKVRQRTADLESANARLTDEILERERARAESARLLDLLTATIESTAEGILVVDTNRDIVAVNHRFLELFGLSRDWSLLPTPEARLAATAGQSNDPAAFSARMNELLDNLTMEAVDVVEMADGRLLERRARTYRMGGRVCGRLYTYLDVTVRTLAEKHLRDAVSELEAIVENTLVGIALIQNGVCRKINRRGAEILGYLPEELTGRRLSHIYTSTEGGTEFEARYQQALHRDGAFRSEEDVRLKDGGTGWVSIYAKSLDPLQPMREVIFAFDDISRQKLLEGNLRAAKDAAEAGTRAKSQFLAAMSHEIRTPLNAVAGMTEAALATSLTPEQRDYLGVVKDSARHLLAVLNDILDVSKIEAGRLTLEHIDFDLRRILESVRRALTAEAARKGLALTLTVAPDVPGYLRGDPVRLRQVIFNLAGNAVKFTPAGEVRIEVGREPMPSGDDDRVQLRFAVTDTGIGIPEDKLEGIFQKFTQATSSITRTYGGTGLGLSISRQIVELMGGTISVRSRLGEGSRFQFSIVFQTGNPDLAQDADESPQALPDTRPLRLLLVEDNALNARVALLMLSRLGHDTLHVEDAEKAFSALAREDFDAVLMDIEMPDLDGLEATRRIRRGGQGQGRVKRPETPILAMTAHALPEIRQECIQAGMDGFLTKPVSQTELARALHRVAEPRRTFWESPPPPDDQGDAATRQAAPDGHSAPPVLDKAYATRRMGIGDEEYRLILAVGAKETVLGLATARTALAEGNLGALARTAHTLKSATAAMGALSCREAASRLEETARAGDAARAGEALCELDREAAKVMAAWQEMTGPRDAAVANSTEDGA from the coding sequence ATGCCACACCTCTTCGCCCTGCCCCTGCGCTCCAAGATCAATCTGGCCATCCTCTTAACCTTTACGGTGGTGGCCGTGATCTCAAGTTTTTTTCTCTCCGTCTACGCCGCGAACAGGCGGCAGGTCGCCCTGGACCATATCCAGGTTCTGCTGCAAAGCGTGGTGGCCCAGCGTTACGAATCCCTGGCCAACGAAATCTTCGCCCGCCAGGATCGGGCCGTGGCCGCCACCCTGGGGGAGATGATCAAGGTCCGGAACGTGCTGGGCGCGGCCGTCTATCTCCCGGATGGAACGGTCTTCGGTCTGGCCGGGCATGAGACCGCCGAGCCCTTGTCGCCGCAGGACCGGTCCGGCCTGGCCTCCGGGCCGAAGTTTCTCGATACCGCCATCGGCGGCAAACGCGTCCTGTGCTATGCCGAGGCCATTTCCATGATCGGTGAGGATGTGGGCTACGTGCGCATCGACTATTCCCCGGAACACCTGGACCGCCAGGGCCGGATCATGACCATGCTTTTCATCTCGGCCCTGGGCGTCAACCTCATGGTCATGCTGGGGCTTTTGCACTGGCTGCTGCGCCGGGCGGTGATCGGGCCGGTGAACCAGTTGCGCGGGGCCATGGAGCGGGTGCGGGGGGGACATCACGGCGAGACCGTGGAATTGGACACCGGCGACGAAATCGGCGGCATGGCCGGGGCATTCAACGCCATGTCCCTGACACTTCAGGAAAACGCCGCACGCATTGAGGCCGGAAGCAAACAGATCGAGGAGGCCAACCGGACCCTGGAGGCCAAGGTCCGCCAGCGCACCGCCGACCTGGAGTCGGCCAACGCCCGGCTCACCGACGAGATCCTGGAGCGGGAACGGGCCCGGGCCGAAAGCGCCCGCCTGCTCGATCTGCTCACGGCCACCATCGAGTCCACGGCCGAGGGCATCCTGGTGGTGGACACCAACCGGGACATCGTGGCCGTCAATCACCGGTTCCTGGAACTTTTCGGCCTTTCCCGGGACTGGTCCCTGCTGCCCACCCCCGAGGCCCGATTAGCCGCCACCGCCGGTCAGTCAAATGACCCGGCGGCCTTTTCGGCCCGCATGAACGAGTTGCTCGACAACCTGACCATGGAGGCCGTGGACGTGGTGGAGATGGCCGACGGCAGGCTGTTGGAGCGCCGGGCCAGAACCTACCGCATGGGGGGCAGGGTGTGCGGGCGTCTGTACACCTATCTGGACGTGACCGTGCGCACCCTGGCCGAAAAGCATCTGCGCGACGCCGTATCCGAACTTGAGGCCATCGTGGAGAACACCCTGGTGGGCATCGCGCTTATCCAAAACGGCGTGTGCCGCAAAATCAACCGCCGGGGGGCGGAGATCCTGGGCTATCTCCCCGAGGAACTGACCGGTAGGCGCCTCTCCCATATTTATACCTCCACGGAGGGCGGAACGGAGTTCGAGGCCCGCTATCAACAGGCGTTGCACCGCGACGGGGCCTTCCGCAGTGAAGAGGATGTCCGCCTCAAGGACGGCGGTACAGGCTGGGTGAGCATCTACGCCAAGTCCCTGGACCCCCTGCAACCGATGCGCGAGGTGATCTTCGCCTTCGACGACATCAGCCGCCAAAAACTGCTGGAGGGCAACCTGCGCGCGGCCAAGGACGCCGCCGAGGCTGGAACCAGGGCCAAGAGCCAGTTTCTGGCGGCCATGAGCCACGAGATCAGAACCCCCCTCAACGCCGTGGCGGGCATGACCGAGGCGGCCCTGGCCACCTCCCTGACCCCCGAGCAACGCGACTACCTGGGCGTGGTCAAAGACTCGGCCAGGCATCTGTTGGCCGTACTCAACGACATCCTCGACGTCTCCAAGATCGAGGCCGGACGGCTGACCCTGGAGCATATCGATTTCGATCTGCGCCGGATATTGGAGAGCGTACGCCGGGCCCTGACCGCCGAGGCCGCCCGCAAGGGCTTGGCCCTGACCCTGACCGTGGCCCCGGATGTGCCGGGATATCTGCGCGGAGATCCCGTGCGGCTGCGCCAGGTGATTTTCAATCTGGCCGGGAACGCCGTGAAGTTCACCCCGGCCGGCGAGGTGCGCATCGAGGTGGGGCGAGAACCCATGCCCTCGGGCGACGACGACCGTGTGCAACTCCGCTTTGCCGTCACCGACACGGGCATCGGCATCCCCGAGGACAAGCTCGAGGGCATTTTCCAGAAATTCACCCAGGCCACCTCCTCCATCACCCGAACCTACGGCGGGACCGGGCTTGGGCTGTCCATCTCCCGGCAGATCGTGGAACTCATGGGCGGCACTATCTCGGTCCGCTCCCGGCTCGGAGAGGGCAGCCGGTTCCAGTTCAGCATCGTTTTCCAGACCGGCAATCCCGACCTGGCCCAGGACGCCGACGAATCGCCCCAGGCCCTGCCCGACACCCGCCCCCTGCGGCTACTCCTGGTGGAGGACAACGCCTTAAACGCCCGGGTGGCCCTGCTCATGCTTTCCCGCCTGGGACACGACACGCTGCATGTCGAAGATGCCGAAAAGGCCTTTTCGGCCCTGGCCCGGGAGGACTTCGACGCCGTGCTCATGGACATCGAGATGCCGGACCTCGACGGTCTGGAGGCCACCCGGCGCATCCGCCGGGGCGGGCAGGGCCAGGGCCGGGTCAAAAGGCCGGAGACGCCCATCCTGGCCATGACCGCCCACGCCCTGCCCGAGATCCGCCAGGAATGCATCCAGGCGGGCATGGACGGCTTTCTGACCAAGCCCGTCTCCCAGACGGAACTGGCCCGGGCCCTGCACCGGGTGGCCGAACCCCGGCGCACCTTCTGGGAATCGCCCCCTCCCCCGGACGACCAGGGAGACGCCGCAACGCGCCAAGCGGCCCCGGACGGCCACAGCGCCCCGCCCGTCCTGGACAAGGCCTACGCCACCCGGCGCATGGGCATCGGGGACGAGGAATATCGCCTGATCCTAGCGGTGGGGGCCAAGGAGACCGTCCTTGGCCTGGCCACGGCCAGGACGGCCTTGGCGGAAGGCAATCTGGGAGCCCTGGCCCGGACGGCCCACACCCTCAAAAGCGCCACGGCCGCCATGGGGGCCTTGTCCTGCCGCGAGGCCGCCTCCCGCCTTGAGGAGACTGCCAGGGCCGGGGATGCGGCCAGGGCCGGGGAGGCCCTTTGCGAGTTGGACCGGGAGGCGGCCAAGGTCATGGCCGCCTGGCAGGAGATGACCGGCCCCCGGGATGCGGCCGTCGCAAATTCCACGGAAGACGGCGCCTGA
- a CDS encoding AzlD domain-containing protein, giving the protein MASLDQTDVFLTILCMALATYLPRAAPLVFLSGRTLPPPMVRFLGFVPAAVLAALLFPSVFAPQGGLDLSPGNVFLLGSIPAVLVAWRTGSFFGAVAAGMGTVAALRYFGG; this is encoded by the coding sequence ATGGCAAGCCTTGATCAGACCGACGTCTTCCTGACCATCCTTTGCATGGCCCTGGCCACCTACCTGCCCCGGGCCGCGCCCCTGGTCTTTTTGTCCGGCCGCACCCTGCCGCCGCCCATGGTGCGGTTTCTGGGGTTTGTCCCGGCGGCGGTGCTGGCGGCCTTGCTTTTCCCGTCCGTTTTTGCCCCCCAGGGGGGACTGGATCTTTCCCCGGGCAACGTCTTTCTCCTGGGCAGCATCCCGGCCGTGCTGGTCGCCTGGCGCACGGGCAGCTTCTTCGGGGCCGTGGCCGCAGGCATGGGCACGGTGGCCGCCCTGCGGTATTTCGGGGGATAG
- a CDS encoding AzlC family ABC transporter permease, which produces MSQEKGLPKGGFLWRAACRVAPVILGYVPVGFAYGVLAKNAGLSTQNILSMSVLVFAGSAQFIAVGLLAAGASMAGIVLTTFVVNLRHLLFAAALSPSLGTWRRRDLSFLAFELTDETFALHAGALRQGPLSRAETLAVGVMAQAAWVLGSFLGAVAGAEIGDVRPIALDFALPAMFIALLAGQVKTRTHLAVALFSGILSTALALFGVDRFGVLAATLAGAALGTLWQALIRPTSS; this is translated from the coding sequence ATGAGCCAGGAAAAGGGGCTCCCGAAGGGGGGCTTCCTGTGGCGCGCGGCCTGCCGGGTGGCCCCGGTGATTTTGGGCTATGTGCCCGTGGGGTTTGCCTATGGGGTTTTGGCCAAAAACGCCGGACTCTCCACGCAAAACATCCTGTCCATGTCCGTTTTGGTCTTTGCCGGATCGGCCCAATTCATCGCCGTGGGGCTTTTGGCCGCCGGGGCGTCCATGGCCGGGATCGTCCTGACCACCTTCGTGGTCAATCTGCGCCACCTGCTGTTTGCGGCCGCCCTGTCGCCGTCGCTTGGGACCTGGCGCAGGCGCGACCTGTCCTTTCTGGCTTTTGAGCTGACGGACGAGACCTTCGCCCTGCACGCCGGGGCCCTGCGCCAGGGGCCGCTCTCCCGGGCCGAGACGTTGGCCGTGGGGGTCATGGCCCAGGCGGCCTGGGTGCTGGGATCCTTTTTGGGGGCCGTGGCCGGGGCTGAGATCGGCGACGTGCGGCCCATCGCCCTGGATTTCGCCCTGCCGGCCATGTTCATCGCCCTTTTGGCTGGTCAGGTGAAGACCCGCACCCATCTGGCCGTGGCCCTTTTTTCCGGAATCCTGTCCACGGCCCTGGCCCTTTTCGGCGTGGACCGTTTCGGCGTCCTGGCCGCCACCCTGGCCGGGGCCGCCCTGGGAACCCTATGGCAAGCCTTGATCAGACCGACGTCTTCCTGA
- a CDS encoding methyltransferase domain-containing protein — MSGTGYVHGYGKREAERLLDQAGGLAGLLHHDTGYPPGATVLEAGCGVGAQTVILAEKSPDAEIISVDISPDSLARAEAAVAGAGYRNVRFQQADITRLPFPAESFDHVFVCFVLEHLPDPMAALVELRRVLKTGGSITVIEGDHGSCYFHPETPAARTAWNGLVRAQALLGGDSLIGRRVYPLLAEAGFGDVHVSPRLVYSDGSLPDLADSFVRKIIVPMVAGARQAAVQEGLADAATFDAGLADLLRTAEPDGAFNYTFFKGTARK, encoded by the coding sequence ATGTCCGGAACCGGATACGTTCACGGCTACGGCAAGCGGGAGGCCGAACGCCTCCTGGACCAGGCTGGCGGCCTGGCCGGGCTTTTGCACCACGACACGGGCTATCCCCCGGGCGCCACGGTCCTGGAGGCCGGATGCGGGGTGGGGGCCCAGACCGTGATCCTGGCTGAAAAAAGCCCGGACGCGGAGATCATAAGCGTGGACATCTCGCCTGATTCCCTGGCCCGGGCCGAGGCCGCCGTGGCCGGGGCAGGATACCGCAACGTGCGGTTCCAGCAGGCCGACATCACCCGGCTGCCCTTTCCGGCCGAGTCCTTCGACCACGTCTTCGTCTGTTTTGTCCTGGAGCATCTTCCGGACCCCATGGCCGCGCTGGTCGAGCTTCGGCGCGTGCTCAAAACCGGGGGAAGCATCACGGTCATCGAGGGCGATCACGGCTCCTGTTATTTCCATCCCGAGACCCCGGCGGCGCGCACGGCCTGGAACGGCCTGGTCCGGGCCCAGGCCCTGCTCGGCGGGGATTCCCTCATCGGCAGGCGGGTCTATCCCCTGTTGGCCGAGGCGGGCTTCGGGGACGTGCATGTCTCGCCGCGTCTGGTTTATTCCGACGGATCGCTGCCGGATTTGGCCGATTCCTTTGTGCGCAAGATCATCGTTCCCATGGTGGCCGGGGCGCGTCAGGCGGCCGTGCAGGAGGGCCTGGCCGACGCCGCGACCTTCGACGCGGGCCTGGCCGACCTGTTGCGCACGGCCGAGCCGGACGGCGCCTTCAACTACACCTTTTTCAAGGGCACGGCCCGGAAATGA
- a CDS encoding alpha/beta hydrolase, with amino-acid sequence MKIVTVGLFALFLAYAAYAVLMYVLQDSQVFPGRETDQALLSQLRAYHPDLQDVALPTPDGDTLAGYLLPRTLPALPAPDDDPATADGTSPTQVPAPILLYFQGNAEEAASFFLWSPTELPRFTLAAVNYRGYGASTGKATEARVKADALAVYDALATRFPGAPIAVMGRSIGTGVAAHVAARRPVEAVVLVTPYDSILSVGQAAHPLLPVKLLLRQPFDVLSDAAQVKAPTLFLTASNDTLIPESHATALAAVWAGPKDFRRLAGGHNSILDNPDYWPFIRDFLTAVQNGTFTPPGRG; translated from the coding sequence ATGAAGATCGTAACGGTGGGCCTTTTCGCGCTTTTTTTGGCCTACGCGGCCTATGCGGTTCTGATGTATGTCTTGCAGGACTCCCAGGTTTTCCCTGGACGGGAGACCGACCAAGCCCTTTTGTCCCAGCTTCGCGCCTACCACCCGGACCTCCAGGACGTGGCCCTGCCCACCCCGGACGGGGACACGCTGGCGGGCTATCTGCTGCCCCGCACCCTGCCCGCCCTGCCCGCCCCTGACGATGACCCGGCAACCGCAGACGGGACGTCGCCGACCCAGGTTCCCGCGCCCATCCTGCTCTATTTCCAGGGAAACGCCGAAGAGGCGGCCTCGTTTTTCCTGTGGTCCCCGACCGAACTGCCCCGCTTCACCCTGGCCGCCGTCAACTACCGGGGTTACGGCGCGTCCACGGGCAAGGCCACCGAGGCACGCGTCAAGGCCGACGCCCTGGCTGTCTACGACGCCCTGGCGACCCGTTTTCCCGGCGCGCCCATCGCGGTCATGGGCCGCAGCATCGGTACCGGCGTGGCCGCCCATGTGGCCGCCCGGCGTCCAGTGGAGGCCGTGGTGCTGGTGACGCCCTACGACAGCATCCTGTCCGTGGGGCAGGCGGCGCATCCGCTTCTGCCCGTGAAACTGCTGCTGCGCCAACCCTTCGACGTGCTTTCCGACGCGGCCCAGGTGAAGGCCCCCACCCTTTTTCTCACGGCATCAAACGACACCCTCATCCCCGAGTCCCACGCCACGGCTCTGGCCGCCGTGTGGGCCGGTCCCAAGGATTTCCGAAGGCTGGCCGGGGGACACAATTCCATCCTGGACAACCCCGACTACTGGCCCTTTATCCGCGACTTCCTGACCGCCGTGCAAAACGGCACGTTCACGCCCCCCGGTCGGGGTTGA
- a CDS encoding DUF6765 family protein, which yields MEIDFHHHATYLIAVLAGIAPHEAAVLAHACQLTDDNTRTCRIDHGLASTFVTTISQAADPLRCPGVSQRIFCLFHFPPGNPEAARNLRRDGQTHPLVCTPGGEAADRLLDTALASGDLYRLGLACHTFADAFAHQNFVGGTTAFNGLRPGPHGPIPRLGHEDAGAAPDDPLACWTDPRLREPVVRCAGRFLDAARGLYRRLSRHSLLSPARQEETPEACLARDLTRALGLEDPGRPDMAERMRRLEALALTPRYGWHPMPDYSPTAWFDAAVAVTGPYSPADGISAPFWNCRWRSPETRTESHWYRFQKAVSGHAVDMLAHLGPRLAGVSLPDW from the coding sequence ATGGAAATCGACTTCCACCACCACGCAACCTACCTGATCGCCGTCCTGGCCGGGATTGCGCCGCACGAGGCAGCCGTTTTGGCCCACGCCTGCCAGCTCACGGACGACAACACCCGGACATGCCGCATCGACCACGGGCTTGCCTCCACCTTCGTCACGACCATCTCCCAGGCTGCCGACCCCTTGCGATGTCCGGGCGTTTCCCAGCGCATCTTCTGCCTGTTCCATTTTCCGCCTGGAAATCCCGAGGCGGCCCGGAACCTGCGCCGGGACGGGCAGACCCACCCCCTGGTCTGCACCCCGGGGGGCGAGGCCGCAGACCGGCTCCTGGACACGGCCCTGGCCTCCGGCGACCTCTACCGCCTGGGCCTTGCCTGCCACACCTTCGCCGACGCCTTCGCACACCAGAACTTCGTGGGCGGCACGACCGCCTTCAACGGCCTGCGGCCCGGCCCGCATGGCCCCATCCCCCGCCTGGGACACGAGGATGCCGGAGCCGCCCCCGACGATCCCCTGGCCTGCTGGACCGATCCGCGGCTTCGGGAACCGGTAGTGCGGTGCGCCGGGCGTTTCCTGGACGCGGCCCGGGGGCTGTATCGCCGTCTGTCCCGCCATTCCCTCCTGTCCCCGGCACGCCAGGAAGAAACCCCCGAGGCCTGCCTGGCCAGGGACTTGACGCGCGCCCTGGGCCTTGAGGATCCGGGCCGCCCCGATATGGCCGAGCGCATGCGCCGCCTGGAGGCCCTGGCCCTAACGCCACGCTACGGGTGGCACCCCATGCCCGACTATTCCCCCACGGCCTGGTTCGACGCGGCCGTCGCCGTGACCGGGCCATACTCCCCGGCCGACGGCATTTCCGCTCCCTTCTGGAACTGCCGCTGGAGATCCCCCGAAACCCGCACCGAAAGCCACTGGTATCGTTTCCAGAAAGCCGTTTCGGGCCATGCCGTCGACATGCTGGCCCATCTCGGCCCCCGGCTGGCCGGGGTGTCGCTCCCCGACTGGTAA
- a CDS encoding peptidoglycan-binding protein → MGLPRLGDNPSLEVRTMATVPLTPALAAEYASLFDACTVQPRHAAQVTAAVRGLLQHRDRYAALGSDLGIPWHFPAILHTMECSGRFDRHLHNGDPLTARTSRVPSGRPGQGQPPFTWEQSAADALAMKKLGPGTDWSLPGTLYQFERYNGFGYRLQHGIHSPYLWSFSNHYTGGKYVADGTWSATAVSKQCGAAVLLKELMARGEA, encoded by the coding sequence ATGGGGTTACCCCGCTTGGGGGACAATCCCAGCCTGGAGGTCCGCACCATGGCCACCGTACCCCTGACGCCCGCCCTGGCCGCCGAATACGCCAGCCTGTTTGACGCCTGCACCGTCCAACCCCGCCACGCCGCACAGGTGACGGCCGCCGTCCGCGGCCTTCTCCAACACCGCGACCGCTATGCCGCCCTGGGGAGCGACCTGGGCATCCCCTGGCATTTCCCCGCCATCCTCCACACCATGGAATGCTCCGGCCGCTTCGACCGCCATCTGCATAACGGCGACCCGCTCACGGCCCGCACCAGCCGCGTCCCATCCGGACGCCCGGGGCAGGGACAGCCGCCCTTTACCTGGGAGCAAAGCGCCGCCGACGCCCTGGCCATGAAAAAACTGGGGCCGGGCACGGACTGGTCCCTGCCCGGCACGCTTTACCAGTTCGAGCGCTACAACGGCTTCGGCTACCGCCTGCAGCACGGCATCCACTCCCCCTACCTGTGGAGCTTCTCCAACCACTACACGGGCGGGAAATATGTGGCCGACGGCACATGGTCAGCCACGGCCGTGTCCAAACAATGCGGCGCGGCGGTTCTGCTCAAGGAACTGATGGCGAGGGGAGAGGCATAA